A stretch of the Sphingobacterium thalpophilum genome encodes the following:
- a CDS encoding DUF3843 family protein yields the protein MRGNRIFIQDWIAHHTYQKTNEIDSYYLKVANEINDNLSTLWFEDSETNDLIHTDALRTLSIYLTCYLEDVIASAGIFAAFRSIHKELYNQFLPFYQDDNLADYYPEDINSEDVAVLTWLFFSERNPHLFIDPHGRLIQLVTDLAYAVLETHYEVAPENAKLRLEYTLGEEASYFEVRNFIEKLVATNYLTAGEYNTNLNQLMHVAELGRYQHDQAQLQQMVYRVRDNHFNNYRLHLFALKSSEFAAAVVGPQHGLYQTVKTLGDRIHSFFSYIKADEQFVHVKHIGTKVPFKIYRDSIQKFVEPTEPISFYMEIVPWKDAWNLSGIMTVVGPEEINFDLPEQYEMTYRIEAMQGKDKSLKKNEKQLRDMGKLFQSKQGAAVAFMEGKDVKAFAEEFFKTYQQKYPDKEDSPLPESNLDIADEAKVTLFFNPKTGLEVFGGIEEFFPLPHNPFIDKEGDDKETTLPFARYFLNLLVEDFFPSELPKYYAALFKAEVDKQFFFPLEENVLDFFLRFYKRGSYFLGPFPLLK from the coding sequence ATGAGAGGAAACAGAATTTTTATTCAGGATTGGATTGCACACCATACTTACCAGAAGACAAATGAAATAGATAGTTATTATTTGAAAGTTGCAAATGAGATCAATGATAATCTGTCCACTTTGTGGTTTGAAGATTCGGAAACCAATGATTTGATCCACACAGACGCGTTAAGAACATTGAGTATTTACCTTACCTGCTATTTAGAAGATGTCATTGCGAGCGCGGGAATATTTGCAGCCTTCAGAAGCATCCATAAAGAATTGTACAATCAATTTTTACCTTTCTATCAGGATGATAACCTTGCTGACTACTATCCGGAAGATATCAATAGTGAAGATGTGGCGGTGCTGACCTGGCTATTTTTTAGTGAACGTAATCCGCATCTTTTTATCGACCCCCATGGCCGTTTGATACAATTGGTAACAGATCTGGCCTATGCGGTTTTGGAGACCCATTACGAAGTCGCTCCGGAAAATGCAAAGTTAAGATTGGAATATACACTAGGTGAAGAAGCCAGCTATTTTGAGGTTCGCAACTTTATAGAGAAGCTTGTTGCGACCAATTACCTGACTGCGGGTGAATATAATACTAACCTGAACCAGCTCATGCATGTTGCTGAGTTAGGCCGTTACCAGCATGATCAAGCGCAACTGCAGCAGATGGTCTACCGCGTGCGGGACAATCATTTCAATAATTACAGGCTTCATCTGTTTGCGCTGAAGTCGTCAGAGTTTGCGGCGGCGGTAGTCGGACCGCAGCACGGACTCTATCAGACTGTCAAAACATTAGGCGACCGTATCCATAGTTTTTTCTCGTATATCAAAGCAGACGAGCAGTTTGTGCATGTCAAGCATATCGGGACGAAAGTGCCTTTCAAGATTTATCGGGATTCTATCCAGAAATTTGTGGAGCCCACAGAGCCTATATCTTTTTATATGGAAATTGTACCCTGGAAAGATGCCTGGAACCTTTCTGGAATTATGACGGTTGTCGGGCCTGAGGAAATCAATTTTGATCTGCCGGAGCAATATGAGATGACGTATCGGATTGAAGCCATGCAAGGCAAGGACAAGAGCCTGAAGAAAAACGAGAAACAACTTCGGGATATGGGCAAGCTGTTCCAGTCCAAACAGGGGGCAGCAGTAGCTTTTATGGAGGGTAAGGACGTAAAAGCGTTTGCAGAAGAATTCTTTAAAACCTATCAGCAAAAATACCCGGATAAAGAAGATTCTCCTTTACCGGAATCTAATTTAGATATCGCGGATGAGGCAAAAGTTACGCTTTTCTTTAATCCCAAAACAGGGCTTGAAGTATTCGGGGGAATAGAGGAGTTTTTCCCGCTGCCGCATAACCCCTTTATTGATAAAGAAGGTGATGATAAGGAAACTACCTTGCCTTTCGCTCGTTATTTTCTGAATCTTTTGGTTGAGGACTTTTTCCCGAGTGAGCTACCTAAGTATTATGCGGCTCTATTTAAAGCGGAAGTTGACAAGCAATTTTTCTTTCCGCTAGAAGAAAATGTACTGGATTTCTTCCTACGGTTTTATAAACGCGGCAGCTATTTCCTTGGGCCGTTTCCACTGCTGAAATAG
- a CDS encoding tyrosine-protein phosphatase: MGIFSKLFGNKTQDSKIKVVGKLAFLEVDMHNHILPGIDDGCQSVEQSIDLLKGLGRMGFEKFICTPHIMEGVHPNSIRTIEAAKDQLVKGTKDLPNSPEIFHAAEHMIDDGIARLIDSNELCVMPGGYVLIEMSYLQESKALFKTILDIQNLGYQPILAHPERYNYYHYNFNMYKQIKDAGCMLQLNLLSISRYYGVEVKSAALTMIKSGMYDFVGTDAHHSRHLAALEDVVAKYPVRDLLKTCTILNPTLQDHLGNTNNVIAAG; the protein is encoded by the coding sequence ATGGGGATATTTTCAAAACTGTTTGGAAACAAAACTCAAGACTCGAAAATAAAGGTTGTGGGTAAGCTAGCTTTCCTGGAAGTTGATATGCATAACCATATTCTTCCGGGCATAGATGATGGATGTCAATCTGTCGAGCAGTCCATTGACCTGCTGAAAGGCTTGGGAAGGATGGGCTTTGAAAAATTTATTTGTACACCACATATTATGGAGGGTGTTCACCCCAATTCAATTCGTACCATTGAAGCTGCAAAAGATCAATTGGTGAAAGGCACGAAAGATCTGCCCAATTCGCCTGAAATATTTCATGCTGCTGAGCACATGATCGATGATGGGATTGCGAGGTTGATTGATTCGAACGAACTTTGTGTTATGCCGGGTGGCTACGTGCTGATCGAGATGTCTTACCTACAGGAGTCAAAGGCCTTGTTCAAGACTATTCTGGACATTCAGAACTTGGGCTATCAGCCCATATTGGCCCATCCCGAACGCTACAATTATTACCATTATAATTTTAACATGTATAAGCAGATAAAAGATGCTGGCTGTATGCTGCAGCTGAATCTGCTTTCTATCAGTAGGTATTATGGTGTTGAAGTGAAATCTGCTGCGCTGACGATGATCAAGTCGGGTATGTATGATTTTGTCGGTACAGATGCTCATCACAGCCGGCACTTGGCCGCACTGGAAGATGTGGTGGCTAAATATCCCGTGCGAGATCTGCTCAAGACCTGTACGATTCTCAACCCTACGCTCCAGGATCATCTAGGTAATACCAACAACGTAATAGCGGCGGGTTAA
- a CDS encoding DNA/RNA non-specific endonuclease has product MIALLTFNSCQKKEVGVGQSAIQFTPTIVGQINTKATGTTWDKNDQIAVYMFRSGQPLSSSSIVDQTNNRLFSFNGSTFTSATPVFMPDISVDFIAYYPYKPLTDFLYPIDLSDQSKPETLDFMYAANAKNIGKNNTTIPLTFVRQLSKISISLSVTNTSALEANQITVKMPAVNTSAGFDLTTGKLSVNQESKKEVTAKVTAGTNNTAKVEFILLPGEDISGKAIKFVAPNGDSYTWTVPQNQALKDLAAGNRYSFAITIDNGKPSGGIGNSQAYLEIPKMNSLTNDEVFIQHFMPEANTTRNYAMLYDKKLKMAYWVAYPLYSSILGSGNRTDDWQYDPSISTAFQPTLFKGFQPSGYDRGHQIPSADRNLTISQNRTTFYFTNMTAQASRLNQGIWANLETKIRTWTAQCDTMYVVTGAMPTTATSSALDYARDNDGKDIAIPKYYFKALAMKKGTEYYTIAYKIDNVTPPSGVTFDAYRLSVSDLEKATGFTFFPDLDSMQKGNINTSIWK; this is encoded by the coding sequence ATGATTGCTTTGCTTACATTCAATTCGTGCCAAAAAAAAGAAGTCGGCGTCGGGCAATCCGCAATACAATTCACACCTACGATTGTCGGCCAGATCAATACCAAAGCCACAGGAACAACATGGGATAAAAACGATCAGATCGCTGTGTATATGTTCAGGTCCGGCCAGCCCCTGAGCTCCTCATCCATCGTTGATCAGACCAACAACCGTTTATTCTCCTTCAATGGCAGCACATTCACCAGTGCAACTCCAGTTTTTATGCCTGATATTTCCGTGGATTTCATCGCATACTATCCGTATAAGCCGTTAACGGATTTTTTATATCCAATCGATTTAAGTGATCAGTCCAAACCAGAAACATTGGACTTTATGTATGCTGCCAATGCAAAGAACATCGGTAAAAACAACACGACCATACCCTTGACCTTCGTACGGCAACTCAGCAAGATCAGCATCAGCCTTTCGGTCACCAATACATCGGCTTTAGAAGCGAATCAGATTACTGTGAAAATGCCGGCAGTAAACACTTCAGCCGGATTTGACCTAACCACAGGAAAGCTGTCAGTCAACCAGGAATCAAAAAAGGAGGTCACCGCAAAGGTAACCGCTGGGACCAACAATACCGCTAAAGTAGAATTTATCCTTCTTCCCGGAGAAGACATCTCGGGTAAAGCAATTAAGTTTGTCGCCCCAAATGGCGATAGCTACACTTGGACGGTGCCTCAAAACCAAGCTTTAAAAGACTTGGCCGCCGGAAACCGGTATAGCTTTGCGATTACAATTGACAATGGAAAGCCGAGTGGGGGAATAGGTAATTCTCAGGCCTACTTGGAAATTCCAAAAATGAACAGTTTGACGAACGACGAAGTTTTTATACAGCATTTTATGCCTGAAGCAAATACGACACGCAATTATGCCATGCTATATGACAAAAAATTAAAGATGGCGTATTGGGTCGCCTATCCGCTGTATAGCAGCATCCTGGGTTCGGGCAACCGTACAGACGACTGGCAGTACGACCCGAGTATATCAACGGCTTTTCAACCGACTTTGTTTAAAGGTTTCCAGCCCTCAGGGTATGACCGCGGGCATCAGATCCCAAGTGCGGACCGTAATCTCACTATTTCGCAAAATAGAACGACTTTCTATTTCACGAACATGACGGCGCAAGCCTCACGCCTCAACCAGGGAATTTGGGCAAACCTGGAAACGAAGATCAGGACCTGGACAGCGCAATGTGATACCATGTATGTTGTAACAGGGGCCATGCCTACCACAGCGACCAGCAGCGCGCTTGACTATGCCCGGGACAATGATGGAAAAGACATTGCCATACCGAAGTATTACTTCAAAGCCCTGGCCATGAAAAAAGGGACGGAATATTACACCATCGCTTACAAAATAGATAACGTAACACCGCCATCCGGAGTTACATTCGATGCTTACAGACTATCTGTAAGTGATCTTGAAAAAGCAACCGGATTTACGTTCTTCCCCGATCTCGACAGCATGCAAAAAGGAAATATCAATACCTCCATCTGGAAATAA
- a CDS encoding phosphocholine-specific phospholipase C, which yields MDSRRDFIKKASLLAGVFGFQNAVPEAIQRALAIEPVAGSSFLDAEHIVLLMQENRSFDHSFGTLRGVRGFNDPRAIRLPSGNPVWLQSSDSGTTYSPFRLDIKNSNAAWTGNLPHSWENQMAARNKGKHDNWIEAKRPGGKVLSEIPLTMGYYTREDIPFYYALADAFTICDQHFCSSITGTTTNRHFFWTGTCVPEPGAKPLVRNSDIYFNRWAHWKTYPERLEEAGITWKVYQNEVSMESGLDGEELLGNFTDNNLEWFAQYHIGFKKSHLEFMRKRVAELPAEIQEIERSLSAGTAESVQKSKNKLKQKQEQLKSYSAKLNRFAEDAYQQLPRSQRALHEKAFQTNEADPYYRETTTVTHEGEQIKVPKGDVLYQFRKDVASGHLPTVSWLVAPQCFSDHPSAPMYGAWYVSEILNILTENPEVWKKTIFILNYDENDGYFDHVPPFVAPDPADPRSGKTSAGLDYSGEYVSLEQELADGEKKENATEGPVGLGYRVPLIVASPWSRGGWVNSEVCDITSTIQFMEYFFAHKLGKQVEESNISSWRRAITGNLTSVFRKADAVDPVDLPFLDRNQQIYDIDRAKAKPLPNNFHVWTAEDMEKLRSLGHSDLLARQEKGQKNSSALAYELYSDATVDATGGKIAITMRAGNKVFGSQSLNSPFNVYSGSGYKDGVSFWPFAVVAGESLNFEWDLADFKEGYYDLTVYGPNGFMRGFKGKNEPLSVVATYEIGKKGVPTGNVIVEVSNQGEKPLPVQIKDNAYSSWKKNAVVGAGRSVRWIVESHQVEGWYDVSVQISGSQYVRQFAGRVETGKHSKTDPQLG from the coding sequence ATGGATAGTAGAAGAGATTTTATCAAGAAGGCATCTTTATTGGCCGGCGTTTTTGGTTTTCAGAACGCAGTCCCAGAGGCGATACAGCGTGCATTAGCTATTGAACCTGTTGCTGGAAGCAGCTTTTTAGATGCCGAACATATCGTTCTTTTGATGCAGGAAAACCGTTCCTTTGATCACAGCTTCGGAACCTTGCGGGGAGTCCGCGGATTTAATGATCCCAGGGCGATCAGACTGCCTTCCGGCAACCCCGTATGGTTGCAATCCAGCGATTCTGGCACCACCTACTCTCCCTTTCGCTTAGATATCAAGAATTCGAATGCCGCCTGGACAGGCAATCTGCCTCACTCCTGGGAAAATCAGATGGCGGCCAGAAATAAAGGTAAACATGATAACTGGATCGAGGCAAAACGTCCGGGAGGGAAAGTCTTAAGTGAAATACCGCTGACCATGGGCTATTATACCCGCGAAGACATTCCCTTTTACTATGCGTTGGCGGACGCCTTCACTATATGCGACCAACATTTTTGTTCCTCTATCACGGGGACAACGACAAACCGTCACTTTTTTTGGACCGGCACCTGCGTGCCAGAGCCGGGTGCCAAGCCTTTGGTTCGCAACTCCGATATCTATTTCAACCGGTGGGCGCATTGGAAAACATATCCTGAACGGTTGGAGGAAGCGGGAATCACCTGGAAGGTATATCAGAATGAAGTCAGTATGGAAAGTGGTCTCGATGGCGAGGAATTGCTCGGTAACTTTACCGACAATAATCTTGAATGGTTTGCCCAATATCATATCGGATTCAAAAAGAGTCATCTGGAATTTATGCGTAAACGGGTGGCCGAATTGCCCGCTGAGATTCAGGAGATCGAGCGGTCTCTATCTGCCGGTACGGCCGAGAGCGTTCAGAAAAGTAAGAATAAGCTTAAACAAAAGCAGGAGCAGCTGAAGAGTTACAGCGCGAAGCTAAATAGATTCGCGGAGGACGCGTACCAGCAGCTGCCCAGGTCACAAAGAGCACTACATGAGAAAGCCTTTCAGACCAATGAGGCGGATCCTTATTACCGCGAAACCACTACAGTGACTCACGAAGGAGAGCAGATCAAGGTGCCGAAGGGAGATGTATTGTATCAGTTTAGAAAAGATGTAGCGTCAGGTCACTTGCCAACCGTATCGTGGCTCGTGGCTCCGCAATGTTTCTCGGATCACCCCAGTGCACCGATGTATGGCGCTTGGTACGTATCGGAGATTTTGAATATTCTGACTGAAAATCCGGAAGTCTGGAAGAAAACAATTTTTATCCTCAACTATGATGAGAATGACGGTTATTTTGACCATGTGCCACCGTTCGTTGCTCCTGATCCAGCCGATCCTCGATCAGGTAAAACCTCGGCCGGATTGGATTATAGCGGTGAATATGTGAGTTTGGAACAGGAACTGGCGGATGGCGAGAAAAAGGAGAATGCTACCGAAGGGCCTGTCGGACTGGGGTATCGGGTTCCGTTGATTGTTGCATCACCTTGGTCCCGGGGCGGCTGGGTAAATTCCGAAGTGTGTGATATCACCTCTACTATCCAATTTATGGAGTATTTTTTTGCGCATAAACTGGGTAAGCAGGTGGAGGAAAGCAATATCAGCTCATGGCGCCGTGCTATTACGGGTAATCTGACTTCGGTATTCCGGAAGGCGGATGCTGTAGATCCTGTGGATTTGCCATTTTTGGACCGTAATCAGCAAATTTATGATATTGACCGTGCGAAGGCCAAACCGCTGCCGAATAACTTTCATGTGTGGACCGCCGAGGATATGGAAAAGTTGCGGTCTCTGGGACACTCTGATCTATTGGCAAGGCAGGAGAAAGGACAGAAAAATTCCAGCGCTCTAGCTTACGAGCTTTATAGCGATGCCACTGTCGATGCCACTGGCGGCAAGATAGCGATTACGATGAGGGCGGGAAACAAGGTGTTCGGAAGTCAATCACTAAACAGCCCTTTTAACGTTTATAGCGGTTCAGGTTATAAAGATGGCGTGAGTTTTTGGCCTTTTGCTGTGGTTGCGGGAGAATCATTAAACTTTGAATGGGATCTAGCTGACTTTAAAGAGGGCTATTATGATCTAACGGTCTATGGTCCGAATGGCTTTATGCGTGGATTTAAAGGTAAGAATGAGCCCCTTTCGGTTGTGGCTACCTATGAGATCGGGAAGAAAGGCGTCCCGACAGGAAATGTCATTGTCGAGGTGAGCAATCAAGGCGAAAAACCCCTGCCTGTGCAAATCAAAGATAATGCATACAGCAGCTGGAAAAAGAATGCCGTAGTCGGCGCCGGCCGATCGGTAAGATGGATTGTGGAGTCCCATCAGGTTGAGGGATGGTATGACGTTTCGGTACAGATCTCGGGAAGCCAATATGTGCGTCAATTTGCCGGGCGTGTAGAGACAGGCAAACATTCCAAAACTGATCCGCAGTTGGGTTAA
- a CDS encoding GH92 family glycosyl hydrolase yields MKKSFSVFLGSLLSLGLFCAKPVLAQKFRGQQIEAVDLVNPLMGTESKFELSNGNTYPAIARPWGMNMWTPQTGKNGDGWQYQYTADKIRGLKQTHQPSPWMNDYGVFSIMPVTGKPVFDQDERASWFSHKAEIVKPYYYSVYLADHDVTAEMTPTERAAMFRISFNKTDDAYIVLDAYDKGSEVQIIPEKNMIIGYSSKYARGPLPENFRNYFVLVFDQPFASVATWEGKEKKNGQLQIKGNHTGAIVGFKITDKSKPVQVKVASSFISAEQAMLNLNELGNKSFDQIKEDGRQIWNATLGKIKVEGDDIDQLRTFYSTMYRTLFFPNKLYEIDAQGKIVHYSPYNGKTLPGYLFGGTGFWDTFRALYPFLNFMYPSINKEMQEGLLNAYLEGGFLPEWSSPGYADIMVGNNSASVVSDAYMKGLRGYDIDKLYEALLHGANHEGPMTAVGRKGVDYYNSLGYVPYDVKINENAARTLEYAYDDFTIYQLAKALSRPKAEIDLYAKRAQNYKNLFDPSTNLMRGKNKDGKFQTPFNPLKWGDAFTEGNSWHYSWSVFHDVKGLIDLMGGEKTFVNMLDSVFVQAPDFDDSYYGGVIHEIREMQVANMGQYAHGNQPIQHMPYLYNYAGQPWKTQYWVRQVMDRMYKPTPDGYCGDEDNGQTSAWYVFSALGFYPVCPATDEYVLGAPLFKKATLTFDNGKTLTIDAPKNSSENIYVNALQMNGQSYGKNWLSHKALHEGGDLHFDMASAPNYNRGNTADAAPYSMSNELKMGAPKATKSKKKK; encoded by the coding sequence ATGAAGAAATCATTTAGTGTTTTTCTGGGCTCATTGTTGTCTTTGGGTTTGTTTTGCGCAAAACCGGTTTTGGCTCAGAAATTTCGAGGACAGCAAATCGAGGCTGTCGATCTGGTAAATCCGTTGATGGGTACGGAGTCCAAATTTGAGCTCTCCAACGGTAATACTTATCCCGCTATTGCGAGACCGTGGGGGATGAATATGTGGACACCGCAAACCGGCAAAAATGGGGATGGCTGGCAGTATCAGTATACTGCCGATAAGATCCGCGGTCTTAAACAAACGCATCAGCCTTCACCCTGGATGAACGATTATGGTGTTTTCTCGATTATGCCCGTTACCGGTAAACCTGTTTTTGATCAAGATGAGCGGGCGAGCTGGTTTTCTCATAAAGCGGAAATTGTAAAACCTTATTACTACTCGGTTTACCTGGCTGATCATGATGTCACTGCGGAGATGACACCGACCGAACGTGCAGCCATGTTCCGGATCTCCTTCAACAAGACTGATGATGCCTATATTGTTTTGGATGCCTACGATAAAGGATCTGAAGTGCAGATTATCCCTGAAAAAAATATGATTATCGGTTATTCGTCGAAATATGCCCGTGGTCCGTTGCCGGAGAATTTTCGGAATTATTTTGTTCTTGTCTTCGATCAGCCCTTTGCTAGCGTAGCGACATGGGAAGGAAAGGAGAAGAAAAATGGGCAATTGCAGATTAAAGGAAACCACACCGGAGCAATCGTCGGTTTTAAGATCACAGATAAGTCTAAACCTGTTCAGGTCAAAGTAGCTTCTTCTTTTATCAGTGCTGAGCAGGCGATGTTGAATTTGAATGAACTCGGCAATAAATCGTTCGATCAGATTAAGGAGGATGGCCGTCAGATCTGGAATGCGACGCTGGGTAAGATTAAAGTCGAGGGAGATGATATTGATCAGCTGCGTACATTTTATTCGACAATGTACCGCACCTTGTTTTTTCCGAATAAACTATATGAGATCGACGCCCAGGGCAAGATTGTCCATTACAGCCCCTATAATGGCAAGACGCTACCGGGTTACCTGTTTGGCGGAACAGGTTTTTGGGATACCTTTAGAGCCTTGTATCCTTTCTTAAATTTTATGTATCCTTCCATTAATAAGGAGATGCAGGAAGGGTTACTCAATGCGTATCTGGAGGGCGGTTTTCTGCCTGAATGGAGCAGCCCCGGATATGCTGATATTATGGTCGGTAACAACTCTGCTTCGGTCGTTTCGGATGCTTATATGAAAGGTCTTCGGGGCTATGATATCGATAAGCTGTACGAGGCACTGCTACATGGAGCAAATCATGAAGGGCCAATGACTGCTGTCGGACGTAAAGGAGTGGACTATTACAATAGCCTGGGGTATGTGCCATATGATGTTAAAATCAATGAAAATGCCGCCCGTACATTGGAATATGCCTATGATGACTTTACGATCTATCAGCTGGCCAAAGCGCTCAGCCGTCCAAAAGCAGAAATTGATCTGTATGCAAAACGTGCACAGAACTATAAAAATCTTTTTGATCCTTCCACAAACCTGATGCGTGGCAAAAATAAGGACGGAAAATTCCAGACACCTTTCAATCCACTCAAATGGGGAGACGCATTTACGGAAGGAAATAGCTGGCATTATTCCTGGAGTGTCTTCCACGATGTGAAGGGATTGATTGATTTGATGGGGGGCGAGAAAACCTTTGTCAATATGCTGGATTCGGTATTTGTTCAGGCTCCTGATTTCGATGATAGTTATTATGGTGGTGTGATCCATGAAATCCGTGAAATGCAGGTGGCCAACATGGGACAGTATGCGCATGGCAATCAACCCATTCAACATATGCCTTATTTGTATAATTATGCTGGTCAGCCATGGAAAACACAATATTGGGTACGTCAGGTCATGGACAGGATGTACAAACCCACTCCTGACGGTTACTGTGGTGATGAAGACAATGGACAGACTTCAGCCTGGTACGTGTTTTCGGCTCTGGGATTCTACCCTGTCTGTCCAGCGACGGATGAATATGTACTAGGAGCTCCTTTGTTTAAAAAGGCCACGTTAACTTTTGATAATGGCAAAACCCTGACTATAGATGCTCCAAAGAACTCAAGTGAAAATATATATGTCAATGCCCTGCAGATGAATGGCCAAAGTTATGGTAAAAACTGGTTGAGTCACAAGGCTCTGCACGAGGGGGGAGACCTGCACTTTGACATGGCATCGGCACCTAATTACAATAGAGGCAACACGGCAGATGCTGCTCCTTATTCGATGTCCAACGAGCTGAAGATGGGTGCACCTAAGGCGACTAAGTCAAAAAAGAAAAAATAA
- a CDS encoding TlpA family protein disulfide reductase: protein MNSKKRKFFPAFRLMIFTKTEYHTRPYKVNGIPRYLLIDKAGNLISADSPRPSDPKLKVLLEEWLKK from the coding sequence ATGAATTCAAAAAAACGGAAGTTTTTCCCAGCCTTCCGTCTTATGATTTTTACAAAAACTGAATACCATACTCGTCCTTATAAAGTAAATGGTATCCCACGCTACCTATTGATAGACAAAGCCGGCAACCTGATTTCAGCGGATAGCCCACGCCCGAGCGATCCCAAGCTAAAAGTGCTGCTCGAAGAATGGCTAAAAAAATAA
- a CDS encoding clostripain-related cysteine peptidase: protein MNARYFRFFLVLLFPLIFLFNSCGDKEDVVSEGGNRAVLVYIGANNNLVADAYRSINAMEEGMLGLRSDVYVYAQLAGVSPKIYKIVGDGSPEIKSTVIKSYGDQDSADPAVMKQILQDMQRYAGKRPLGLVLWSHATNWLPNTNIKLMSFNDDRGNKTELKDLEAIIPAGLDFLMFDACSMASVEVLYQLRDKAKYTIASPAEVLSTSMPYHLVLRHLLDTDLERGMKSTAEAYFNFYNQLNGLYRSATISVVNNQHWAALADEVHTALTISPVSTLYRDNLQRLDFDEKSLSAGFDFLDFVDQHMSPSESMGIKNAVSRLLVYKAHTPAFLGKPILKFSGLSCYVPSEMNKWVHPYYNSLQWAKDSGFSSFVKE from the coding sequence ATGAATGCCCGATATTTTCGATTTTTTTTAGTTCTGTTGTTTCCGCTTATTTTTCTCTTTAATAGTTGCGGCGACAAGGAAGACGTTGTAAGCGAAGGGGGGAACCGTGCTGTTTTGGTTTATATTGGTGCGAATAATAATCTCGTTGCGGATGCTTATCGTAGTATCAACGCGATGGAGGAAGGTATGCTCGGGCTCCGTTCGGACGTGTACGTCTACGCCCAGCTGGCTGGCGTATCTCCCAAGATTTATAAGATAGTGGGCGATGGTAGCCCTGAGATAAAAAGTACCGTTATTAAATCCTATGGGGATCAGGACTCCGCAGACCCGGCTGTGATGAAACAGATTCTCCAGGATATGCAGCGGTACGCAGGTAAGCGTCCTTTGGGCCTTGTCCTGTGGTCCCATGCAACAAATTGGCTGCCGAACACCAATATAAAATTGATGTCGTTTAACGATGATAGGGGGAATAAAACCGAACTGAAAGACCTGGAGGCGATTATCCCTGCCGGACTTGACTTTCTAATGTTCGACGCTTGCTCGATGGCGAGTGTGGAGGTGCTGTATCAGCTTCGGGACAAAGCGAAATATACGATCGCTTCACCCGCGGAAGTTTTGTCGACCAGTATGCCCTACCATCTGGTCCTGCGACATCTGCTCGATACCGATCTGGAACGGGGCATGAAATCCACGGCTGAAGCCTATTTTAATTTTTATAACCAGCTTAATGGATTATATCGCTCGGCAACGATTTCGGTTGTCAATAATCAACATTGGGCAGCGCTAGCGGATGAGGTGCATACTGCATTGACGATATCACCGGTTTCTACCCTCTATAGGGACAATTTGCAACGGCTGGATTTTGATGAGAAGTCGCTGTCAGCGGGCTTTGATTTTCTTGATTTTGTAGATCAGCATATGTCGCCGTCCGAGAGCATGGGGATTAAAAATGCTGTGTCCAGACTGCTTGTCTATAAAGCACATACTCCGGCTTTCCTGGGTAAACCTATTTTGAAATTTTCGGGTTTATCCTGTTATGTACCCAGTGAAATGAATAAATGGGTACATCCTTACTACAATTCCCTCCAGTGGGCCAAAGATAGCGGGTTTAGTTCGTTTGTAAAGGAATGA